Proteins encoded within one genomic window of Hevea brasiliensis isolate MT/VB/25A 57/8 chromosome 8, ASM3005281v1, whole genome shotgun sequence:
- the LOC110647425 gene encoding glycerol-3-phosphate acyltransferase 5, with product MEHSVVSEFEGTLLKDPDPFSYFMLVAFEASGLLRFALLLILWPVIRLLEMLGVGDFGLKLMIFVATAGIHESEIESVARAVLPKFFMDDINMEAWKVFSSYDKRVAVTKIPRILAERFVKEHLRADEVVGSELVVNRFGFATGFIKCVHVDSFIYSRVAKLFIDEKPSLGLGRTTSASPFLSLCKEQMHPPFITNQKQHDHQLIRPLPVIFHDGRLVKRPTPSTALLIILWIPLGIILALIRILVGIMLPMWAKPYFSRLFGGKVIVKGKPPPPASDDSSGFLFVCTHRTLMDPVVLSTVLRRKIPAVTYSISRLSEILSPIPTVRLTRIREVDAEKIKLELAKGDLVVCPEGTTCREPFLLRFSGLFAELTDRIVPVAMNYRVGFFHATTAKGWKALDPIFFFMNPRPVYEVTFLNQLPMEATCSSGKSPHDVANYVQRILAATLGFECTNFTRKDKYRVLAGNDGTVSYTSILDQMKKVVSTFKPFFQ from the exons ATGGAGCATTCTGTTGTTTCAGAGTTTGAAGGAACTCTTCTCAAAGACCCTGACCCTTTCTCTTATTTCATGTTAGTAGCATTCGAGGCTTCGGGTTTGCTTCGTTTTGCTTTGTTGTTGATTTTATGGCCTGTCATTCGCTTGCTAGAAATGTTAGGGGTTGGAGACTTTGGCTTAAAGCTAATGATCTTTGTTGCCACTGCCGGTATTCATGAATCGGAGATTGAATCCGTAGCAAGAGCAGTTCTGCCAAAGTTTTTTATGGATGATATCAATATGGAGGCATGGAAAGTGTTTAGCTcttatgataaaagagttgcggTGACTAAAATACCTAGGATTTTGGCTGAGAGGTTTGTGAAGGAGCATTTGCGAGCTGATGAGGTTGTTGGAAGTGAACTCGTGGTGAACCGTTTTGGATTCGCTACAGGTTTTATTAAATGTGTTCATGTTGATTCTTTTATCTATAGTCGAGTTGCAAAGCTGTTTATCGATGAAAAGCCCAGTTTAGGATTAGGAAGGACTACTTCAGCTTCTCCATTCTTGTCTCTATGCAAG GAACAAATGCACCCACCATTCATCACCAACCAGAAGCAACATGATCACCAGCTCATCCGCCCTCTCCCGGTGATCTTCCATGACGGCCGCCTTGTCAAGCGCCCAACGCCATCCACTGCTCTGTTAATAATCCTCTGGATTCCACTAGGAATTATACTTGCATTAATAAGGATTTTAGTAGGAATAATGTTGCCAATGTGGGCTAAACCCTACTTTTCTCGATTATTTGGAGGCAAAGTCATCGTCAAAGGCAAACCACCACCGCCAGCTTCCGACGACAGCAGTGGTTTCCTTTTCGTGTGCACTCACCGAACTCTAATGGATCCTGTGGTCTTATCCACAGTGCTCAGACGAAAAATCCCTGCAGTAACATACTCCATTTCGCGATTATCAGAAATCTTATCACCAATCCCCACCGTCAGATTAACGAGAATCCGGGAAGTGGATGCAGAGAAAATCAAACTGGAATTAGCTAAAGGAGATCTAGTAGTCTGTCCAGAGGGCACAACATGTAGAGAACCATTTCTATTGAGATTCAGTGGACTTTTCGCAGAATTAACAGACAGGATAGTTCCAGTGGCGATGAATTACAGGGTAGGATTTTTCCATGCAACTACAGCCAAAGGGTGGAAAGCTTTGGACCCAATCTTCTTCTTCATGAACCCTAGACCAGTATATGAGGTAACATTCTTGAATCAGTTGCCAATGGAGGCTACATGCTCTTCAGGGAAGAGTCCACATGACGTTGCTAATTATGTGCAAAGAATCTTAGCAGCTACCTTAGGGTTTGAGTGCACAAATTTTACTAGGAAAGACAAGTACAGGGTTCTTGCAGGGAATGATGGAACTGTATCATATACTTCTATTCTTGATCAGATGAagaaggtggtgagcactttcaagcccttttttcaataa